A single genomic interval of Microbacterium hydrocarbonoxydans harbors:
- a CDS encoding LacI family DNA-binding transcriptional regulator, translating to MSQESPSRVRQPRHSRGAAPTLHDVAREAGVSLATASRVLNGSERKVAESFRERVEQAAAELGYTANVSAQATARGSSPVIALLVADIADPYFGLIAAGVARGADEQGLVVTIAITERDPAREARIVRALRGQRPQGLILAASRTAEPTDSDTARELAEYARFGGRVVTFGAGSAENRHVEIDNRAGAEALGRRMAALGYRSAIAIAAAEGVLTSDERLAGFRAGFQAEGGSIDRVLRGDFRRESGAQTMSAALAEGVEPGTLVFAMSDVVAIGAMAAIREAGREVGADIAVCGFDDVPSSSDVTPALTTVRVPLSEVGYQAFRATVDADWQQAALPLEVIVRASTPGIAG from the coding sequence ATGAGTCAGGAAAGCCCTTCCCGGGTGCGTCAGCCGCGTCATTCCCGAGGGGCGGCTCCGACGCTGCACGACGTGGCACGGGAGGCGGGGGTGTCGCTCGCGACGGCATCCCGCGTGCTCAACGGATCCGAGCGCAAGGTCGCCGAGTCCTTCCGTGAGCGGGTCGAGCAGGCCGCCGCTGAGCTCGGCTACACCGCGAACGTGTCGGCCCAGGCGACCGCACGCGGATCGTCGCCCGTGATCGCGCTGCTCGTCGCCGACATCGCCGACCCGTATTTCGGCCTCATCGCCGCGGGCGTCGCGCGCGGCGCGGACGAGCAGGGGCTCGTCGTCACCATCGCCATCACCGAGCGCGACCCCGCACGCGAGGCGCGCATCGTCAGGGCGCTGCGCGGTCAGCGACCGCAGGGGCTCATCCTGGCGGCATCCCGCACCGCTGAGCCGACCGACTCCGACACCGCGCGCGAACTCGCGGAGTACGCCCGTTTCGGAGGACGCGTCGTGACATTCGGAGCCGGCAGCGCCGAGAACCGTCACGTCGAGATCGACAACCGCGCCGGCGCCGAAGCCCTCGGGCGTCGGATGGCGGCGCTCGGCTATCGCTCCGCCATCGCGATCGCCGCCGCCGAAGGGGTGCTGACCTCCGACGAACGACTCGCCGGGTTCCGCGCGGGCTTCCAGGCGGAGGGCGGCTCGATCGATCGGGTGCTCCGCGGCGACTTCCGTCGGGAATCCGGTGCGCAGACGATGTCTGCGGCGCTCGCCGAGGGCGTCGAGCCCGGCACGCTCGTCTTCGCGATGAGCGACGTGGTCGCGATCGGGGCCATGGCTGCGATCCGCGAAGCGGGGCGCGAGGTCGGCGCCGACATCGCAGTCTGCGGCTTCGACGACGTCCCCTCGAGCAGCGACGTGACCCCGGCGCTCACGACCGTGCGCGTGCCGCTGAGCGAGGTCGGCTATCAGGCGTTCCGCGCGACGGTCGACGCCGACTGGCAGCAGGCCGCGCTGCCTCTTGAGGTCATCGTCCGAGCGAGCACCCCCGGCATCGCCGGATGA
- the pheA gene encoding prephenate dehydratase: MKRVTERRTYSYLGPAGTFTEAALEQVAEARGQDWRAVHNVGEALADVLEGRSDAAMIAIENSIEGGVSTTQDALATLPGLRIIGEYLVPVNFVLVAPRGTTLNDVQVIAAHPVAYAQCHGWLGEHLPTHSHVPAASNVASAVGMLDGGLPAQAAIAAPGVVKHLDVDVLAEDIGDNAQAVTRFVLVTRTTTAPAPTGADKTSLIVELPNDHPGSLLEMLEQFSTRGINLSLIQSRPIGDELGRYRFVIDADGHIEHERMADALLGIRRFSPRVVFLGSYPRADRQIVQYPERYSDDVFVEARDWLRGILSGEPED; the protein is encoded by the coding sequence GTGAAACGCGTGACTGAACGCCGCACCTACAGCTATCTCGGCCCTGCCGGCACGTTCACCGAAGCGGCTCTCGAACAGGTCGCCGAGGCGCGCGGTCAGGACTGGCGCGCGGTGCACAACGTGGGCGAGGCGCTCGCCGACGTCCTGGAGGGTCGCAGCGACGCCGCGATGATCGCGATCGAGAACTCGATCGAGGGCGGTGTCTCGACGACTCAGGATGCTCTGGCGACGCTGCCGGGACTGCGGATCATCGGCGAGTACCTGGTACCGGTGAACTTCGTGCTCGTGGCTCCTCGGGGTACGACGCTCAATGATGTGCAGGTCATCGCCGCGCATCCCGTCGCCTATGCGCAGTGCCACGGCTGGCTCGGTGAGCATCTGCCGACGCACTCGCACGTACCGGCGGCGAGCAACGTCGCCTCGGCGGTCGGCATGCTCGACGGCGGTCTTCCCGCGCAGGCGGCCATCGCCGCTCCCGGCGTCGTCAAGCACCTCGATGTCGACGTGCTCGCCGAGGACATCGGCGACAACGCGCAGGCGGTCACGCGCTTCGTGCTCGTCACCCGCACCACCACGGCACCCGCTCCCACCGGCGCCGACAAGACCTCGCTGATCGTCGAGCTGCCGAACGATCATCCCGGATCGCTGCTCGAGATGCTCGAGCAGTTCTCGACCCGCGGCATCAATCTCTCGCTGATCCAGTCGCGTCCGATCGGCGACGAGCTCGGCCGCTACCGATTCGTGATCGACGCCGACGGTCATATCGAGCACGAGCGGATGGCCGATGCGCTGCTCGGCATCCGCCGCTTCAGCCCCCGCGTGGTCTTCCTCGGCTCGTATCCTCGGGCCGACCGGCAGATCGTGCAGTACCCCGAGCGCTACTCCGACGACGTGTTCGTCGAGGCGCGCGACTGGCTGCGCGGCATCCTCAGCGGCGAACCCGAAGACTGA
- a CDS encoding sugar phosphate isomerase/epimerase family protein — translation MSVDPRLSINQATIKHADLATALRVTADAGIQAIGLWREPVNEVGLDSAARMLADSGLRFTTHCRGGFFTLPDGPERVAALDDNRRAIEETATLAAAGADGSTAVLVLVAGGIPTGSRDLIGARERVRDAIGVLAPDAKAAGVTLAIEPLHPMYASDRTVVSTLGQALDIAADFDAEVVGAAVDTFHIWWDPQVLDQIARAGREGRIATYQVCDWKTPLAADVLLSRHYPGDGVIDFGSLTRAVIETGYDRDIEVEIFHADIWADAPENVVRRTADAFGAAISPHLR, via the coding sequence GTGAGCGTCGACCCGCGGCTGTCGATCAACCAGGCGACGATCAAGCATGCCGATCTCGCGACCGCTCTGCGCGTCACGGCGGATGCCGGCATCCAGGCGATCGGTCTGTGGCGTGAACCCGTGAACGAGGTCGGGCTGGACAGCGCTGCCCGGATGCTCGCGGACTCGGGCCTGCGGTTCACGACGCACTGCCGGGGCGGATTCTTCACCCTCCCCGACGGGCCCGAGCGGGTTGCGGCACTCGACGACAACCGCCGCGCGATCGAGGAGACAGCGACGCTCGCTGCCGCGGGTGCCGACGGATCGACGGCGGTGCTCGTGCTCGTCGCCGGCGGCATCCCCACCGGTTCCCGCGATCTGATCGGTGCCCGCGAGCGTGTGCGCGACGCGATCGGCGTGCTCGCGCCCGACGCGAAGGCGGCGGGCGTGACACTGGCGATCGAGCCGCTGCATCCGATGTACGCATCCGATCGGACGGTCGTCTCGACGCTCGGGCAGGCGCTCGACATCGCGGCCGACTTCGATGCCGAGGTCGTGGGCGCGGCGGTCGACACCTTCCACATCTGGTGGGATCCGCAGGTCCTCGACCAGATCGCGCGCGCGGGCCGCGAGGGACGCATCGCGACCTATCAGGTGTGCGACTGGAAGACGCCCCTCGCCGCCGATGTGCTGCTGTCGCGGCACTATCCCGGCGACGGGGTGATCGACTTCGGCTCGCTCACCCGCGCCGTGATCGAGACGGGCTACGACCGCGACATCGAGGTCGAGATCTTCCATGCCGACATCTGGGCGGATGCTCCAGAGAACGTCGTGCGGCGGACGGCCGACGCCTTCGGCGCCGCGATCTCGCCGCACCTGCGCTGA
- a CDS encoding LacI family DNA-binding transcriptional regulator: MAMVASRAGVSGQTVSRVVNDSPRVDPATRQRVEAAMAELGYRPHRAARALRTGRSHTIGLVVTTLATVGNSRMLQATAEAAAERGYALTLVTAGDSVAEAFERLAEQEVDGAIVLNEASALLPAADRPAGLRLVVVDASTAAGLTVVHSDHVGGAAAATAHLLSLGHENVHHLAGPAGSFAAAERERGWRDTLVEAGLEAPEVVRGDWSAEAGYAAGGSLAAASAVFCANDQMALGLLRALAESGRRVPEDVSVVGFDDVPDAANYRPPLTTIRQDFATLAHRAVGLLVADIEGRAEESASAVVVPTLLVDRSSTR; encoded by the coding sequence ATGGCGATGGTCGCATCCCGTGCCGGCGTCTCGGGCCAGACGGTCTCGCGCGTCGTCAACGACAGTCCCCGCGTCGACCCTGCGACCCGCCAGCGCGTCGAGGCCGCGATGGCCGAGCTCGGCTATCGACCCCACCGCGCCGCCCGTGCTCTGCGCACCGGCCGCTCGCACACCATCGGACTCGTCGTCACCACCCTCGCCACGGTGGGCAACTCGCGGATGCTGCAGGCCACCGCCGAGGCTGCCGCCGAACGCGGCTACGCCCTGACGCTCGTCACAGCGGGGGACAGCGTGGCCGAGGCGTTCGAGCGCCTCGCCGAGCAGGAGGTCGACGGCGCTATCGTGCTGAACGAGGCGTCGGCGCTGCTTCCGGCTGCCGACCGTCCCGCCGGGCTGCGACTGGTGGTCGTCGACGCGTCGACCGCGGCGGGACTCACGGTCGTGCACAGTGATCACGTCGGCGGCGCAGCCGCAGCAACCGCGCACCTGCTGAGCCTCGGGCACGAGAACGTCCACCATCTGGCCGGACCGGCCGGCTCCTTCGCGGCGGCGGAGCGGGAGCGCGGCTGGCGAGACACCCTCGTAGAGGCCGGCCTTGAGGCTCCCGAAGTTGTGCGGGGGGACTGGTCCGCAGAGGCGGGGTACGCCGCAGGCGGGTCGCTCGCCGCAGCATCCGCCGTCTTCTGCGCCAACGACCAGATGGCGCTCGGACTGCTGCGCGCGCTCGCCGAATCGGGGCGGCGGGTTCCCGAAGATGTCAGCGTGGTCGGCTTCGACGACGTCCCGGATGCTGCGAACTACCGCCCGCCGCTGACGACGATCCGCCAGGACTTCGCGACCCTCGCCCACCGGGCGGTCGGACTGCTCGTCGCCGACATCGAGGGGCGGGCCGAGGAATCGGCATCCGCTGTCGTGGTGCCGACGCTTCTGGTCGATCGCTCCAGCACTCGCTGA
- a CDS encoding DUF2795 domain-containing protein — MHTTPALDRFLRGMEYPATRDDLLREAARDGLGSDDRAVLAQLPDQSFSAAWHIRYHLTRRALAEEFSPAASAALAAA; from the coding sequence ATGCACACGACCCCTGCTCTCGACCGTTTCCTCCGCGGTATGGAGTACCCGGCCACCCGCGACGATCTGCTCAGGGAAGCGGCCCGCGACGGCCTCGGATCCGACGATCGCGCCGTGCTCGCGCAGCTCCCCGACCAGAGCTTCAGCGCGGCGTGGCACATCCGCTATCACCTCACACGCCGGGCGCTGGCCGAGGAGTTCTCCCCCGCGGCATCCGCAGCGCTGGCCGCAGCCTGA
- the galT gene encoding galactose-1-phosphate uridylyltransferase has protein sequence MNTPESPELRTETLSAGIVKRATTLADGRELFYFDDPDTTLGPDRAVDSRTLDARGETATMRLDVLTGDWITVAANRQNRVMMPSADADPLAPQTPTNPSEVPSLYDVAVFENRSPAFGPALAEAIGTAPEASNPPRGLDDLAALGLGRTRTSVGRCEVVCFSPEHTGSFGTQSVTRARTVIEAWADRTAALSQLPGIEQIFPFENRGEAIGVTLPHPHGQIYAYPYVTPRTTRVLESIDRTAPELFQHILESEQASERVVFRGEHWTAFVPFAARWPLEVHLMPHRHVPDFAETTDAERDELAPLYLRLLRGVDALYDTPTPYIAAWHQAPVHVGRDSVRLHLQLTSPRRAADKLKFLAGSEAAMWAWAAEVTPEQGAARIREAIAKADAAQPVDIAQPADAAAPQNAASTASTRTATDSAPAREDEAIS, from the coding sequence GTGAACACGCCCGAATCTCCTGAGTTGCGAACCGAGACCCTCTCCGCCGGCATCGTCAAGCGCGCGACGACCCTCGCCGACGGCCGTGAACTCTTCTACTTCGACGACCCCGACACCACGCTCGGCCCCGACCGCGCCGTCGACAGCCGCACGCTCGACGCCCGCGGTGAGACCGCGACGATGCGCCTCGACGTGCTCACGGGCGACTGGATCACCGTGGCCGCGAACCGCCAGAACCGGGTGATGATGCCCAGCGCCGACGCGGATCCGCTGGCGCCCCAGACTCCGACCAACCCCTCCGAGGTGCCGTCGCTGTACGACGTCGCGGTGTTCGAGAACCGTTCGCCGGCGTTCGGCCCGGCCCTGGCCGAAGCCATCGGCACGGCGCCCGAGGCGAGCAACCCGCCGCGCGGCCTCGACGATCTCGCAGCCCTCGGTCTCGGCCGCACCCGCACCTCGGTCGGACGCTGCGAAGTCGTCTGCTTCAGCCCCGAGCACACCGGATCGTTCGGCACCCAGTCCGTCACCCGAGCGCGCACCGTGATCGAGGCCTGGGCCGACCGCACCGCCGCACTCTCGCAGCTGCCTGGAATCGAGCAGATCTTCCCATTCGAGAACCGCGGTGAGGCGATCGGGGTCACACTCCCCCACCCGCACGGCCAGATCTACGCCTACCCCTACGTGACGCCGCGCACCACGCGGGTTCTGGAGTCGATCGACCGCACCGCTCCCGAGCTCTTCCAGCACATCCTCGAGTCGGAGCAGGCGTCCGAGCGAGTCGTGTTCCGCGGCGAGCACTGGACCGCGTTCGTGCCCTTCGCCGCACGCTGGCCGCTCGAGGTGCACCTCATGCCACACCGCCACGTCCCCGACTTCGCCGAGACGACGGATGCCGAGCGCGACGAGCTCGCCCCGCTGTATCTGCGGCTGCTGCGCGGCGTCGACGCGCTGTACGACACCCCGACTCCGTACATCGCCGCCTGGCACCAGGCTCCGGTGCATGTCGGCCGCGACAGCGTCCGCCTGCACCTGCAGCTGACCAGCCCGCGCCGTGCCGCCGACAAGCTCAAGTTCCTCGCCGGTTCCGAGGCGGCGATGTGGGCGTGGGCGGCGGAGGTCACCCCCGAGCAGGGTGCAGCCCGCATCCGCGAGGCCATCGCGAAGGCGGACGCCGCACAACCGGTGGACATCGCCCAGCCGGCGGACGCCGCGGCACCGCAGAACGCCGCATCCACCGCATCCACCCGGACCGCGACCGACAGCGCACCCGCGCGCGAAGACGAGGCGATCTCATGA
- the pgm gene encoding phosphoglucomutase (alpha-D-glucose-1,6-bisphosphate-dependent), protein MTSRAGLPAEESDLIDVDELIAAYYDRVPDPGVAAERVAFGTSGHRGSSLTNSFNENHILATTQAIVDYRAGQGITGPLFLGRDTHALSLPAERSAIEVLVANGVDVRVDSRDAWVPTPALSHAILTFNRDLAPDAAGRADGIVVTPSHNPPRDGGFKYNPPHGGPADTDATGWIADRANELIAGGLVDVKRERFADIDWDALPGYDFRDAYVRDLATIIDLDAIRKAGVRIGADPLGGASVEYWALIKEVHDLDLTVVNPEVDPTWSFMTLDWDEKIRMDPSSPSAMASLVAKKGDFDVLTGNDADADRHGIVTPDAGLMNPNHYLAVAIDYLFSHRAEWPRDAAIGKTLVSSMIIDRVAESLGRRLLEVPVGFKWFVPGLLDGSVAFGGEESAGASFLRKDGSVWSTDKDGILLCLLAAEIIAVTGKTPSERYAELEAAFGSSAYQRVDAPATPAQKATLGKLAPDAVSATTLAGEEITAKLSHAPGNGAAIGGLKVQTEHAWFAARPSGTEDVYKLYAESLRGPEHLAEVQAEARAVVSAALGG, encoded by the coding sequence ATGACGAGCCGCGCCGGCCTCCCTGCCGAGGAATCAGACCTGATCGATGTCGACGAGCTGATCGCCGCGTACTACGACCGCGTCCCCGACCCCGGCGTCGCCGCCGAGCGAGTCGCGTTCGGCACGAGCGGTCACCGAGGGTCGTCACTGACGAACAGCTTCAACGAGAACCACATCCTCGCCACCACCCAGGCGATCGTCGACTATCGCGCGGGCCAGGGCATCACCGGTCCGCTCTTCCTCGGTCGGGACACGCACGCGCTCTCGCTGCCGGCCGAACGCAGCGCCATCGAGGTGCTGGTGGCCAACGGCGTCGACGTGCGCGTCGACTCGCGCGACGCCTGGGTGCCGACGCCCGCACTCAGCCACGCGATCCTCACCTTCAACCGCGACCTCGCACCGGATGCCGCCGGCCGCGCCGACGGCATCGTGGTCACCCCGTCGCACAACCCGCCCCGCGACGGCGGCTTCAAGTACAACCCTCCGCACGGCGGACCCGCCGACACCGACGCGACCGGATGGATCGCGGATCGCGCGAACGAGCTGATCGCCGGCGGTCTGGTCGACGTCAAGCGCGAGCGGTTCGCCGACATCGACTGGGATGCCCTGCCCGGCTACGACTTCCGCGACGCATACGTGCGGGATCTCGCGACGATCATCGACCTCGACGCGATCCGCAAGGCGGGTGTGCGCATCGGCGCCGACCCGCTCGGCGGGGCCTCGGTGGAGTACTGGGCGCTGATCAAGGAGGTGCATGACCTCGACCTCACCGTGGTGAACCCCGAGGTCGACCCGACCTGGAGCTTCATGACGCTCGACTGGGACGAGAAGATCCGCATGGATCCGTCATCTCCCTCTGCGATGGCGTCGCTCGTGGCCAAGAAGGGCGACTTCGACGTCCTGACCGGCAACGACGCGGATGCCGACCGCCACGGCATCGTCACCCCCGACGCCGGGCTCATGAACCCGAACCACTATCTCGCCGTGGCGATCGACTACCTGTTCTCGCACCGCGCCGAGTGGCCGCGCGACGCCGCGATCGGCAAGACCCTCGTCTCGTCGATGATCATCGACCGCGTCGCCGAGTCGCTCGGACGCCGTCTGCTCGAGGTGCCCGTCGGCTTCAAGTGGTTCGTGCCGGGCCTGCTCGACGGCTCGGTGGCCTTCGGCGGCGAGGAGTCGGCCGGAGCATCCTTCCTCCGCAAGGACGGATCGGTGTGGTCGACGGACAAGGACGGCATCCTGCTGTGCCTGCTGGCGGCCGAGATCATCGCGGTGACGGGCAAGACCCCGTCGGAGCGGTATGCCGAGCTGGAGGCCGCTTTCGGTTCCTCCGCCTACCAGCGCGTGGACGCGCCCGCGACGCCCGCGCAGAAAGCCACGCTCGGCAAGCTCGCACCGGATGCCGTGTCGGCGACGACCCTCGCCGGTGAGGAGATCACCGCCAAGCTGTCGCACGCGCCGGGCAACGGCGCGGCGATCGGCGGCCTCAAGGTGCAGACCGAGCATGCGTGGTTCGCGGCCCGCCCCTCCGGCACCGAAGACGTCTACAAGCTGTATGCCGAGAGCCTGCGCGGACCCGAGCACCTCGCCGAGGTGCAGGCCGAAGCTCGCGCCGTCGTGTCGGCCGCCCTCGGCGGCTGA
- a CDS encoding glycerate kinase: MMRVVLAPDSFKGTITAADAAAALAEGWASIDPSAEFVHRPMADGGEGTMAAFAAAVPDAERMPVVVDGPAGVPVSAHWLLLPPTADAPGGIAVIDLASTSGIELLDALRPWDADTTGFGQAIVAALEHGVSRLVLGIGSSASNDGGTGMLTALGARFLDSSGAAVARGARGLVDIAAVDLSGLRTAPQVRVLTDVTNPLAGPRGAAAVFGPQKGLAGDEIGHVDAALLRLAGLLGLDPELPGAGAAGGTGGALVAWGATLAPGAAEVAELIGLADAIAEADVVITGEGSFDGQSGDGKVPSYIAGLATASRATALLAAGRIAADSDTALFAASASLTTLAGSSDAALADPERWLREAGALLARSV, translated from the coding sequence ATGATGAGGGTGGTGCTGGCGCCCGACAGCTTCAAGGGCACGATCACGGCAGCAGATGCCGCCGCAGCGCTCGCAGAGGGGTGGGCGTCTATCGATCCGTCCGCGGAGTTCGTGCATCGACCCATGGCCGACGGCGGCGAAGGCACCATGGCCGCGTTCGCTGCCGCGGTGCCGGATGCCGAGCGGATGCCGGTGGTCGTCGACGGGCCGGCCGGCGTACCGGTCTCCGCCCATTGGCTGCTTCTGCCGCCAACCGCCGACGCACCGGGTGGCATCGCGGTCATCGACCTCGCCTCGACCTCGGGTATCGAGCTCCTCGACGCCCTGCGTCCGTGGGATGCGGACACCACCGGGTTCGGTCAGGCGATCGTCGCGGCCCTCGAGCACGGCGTCTCCCGCCTGGTGCTCGGCATCGGGTCGAGCGCGTCCAACGACGGCGGCACCGGGATGCTGACTGCCCTCGGCGCGCGATTCCTCGACTCGTCTGGCGCGGCGGTCGCGCGAGGAGCCCGCGGTCTCGTCGACATCGCCGCCGTCGACCTGAGCGGGCTGCGCACGGCGCCGCAGGTGCGTGTGCTCACGGATGTCACGAATCCGCTCGCAGGACCCCGGGGGGCCGCCGCCGTGTTCGGTCCGCAGAAGGGGCTCGCCGGCGACGAGATCGGGCACGTGGATGCTGCGCTCCTCCGACTCGCCGGTCTGCTCGGCCTCGACCCGGAGCTGCCGGGTGCGGGAGCGGCCGGTGGCACGGGCGGTGCGCTGGTCGCCTGGGGGGCGACGCTCGCCCCGGGCGCTGCCGAGGTCGCCGAGCTGATCGGACTCGCGGATGCCATCGCGGAGGCCGACGTCGTCATCACGGGCGAAGGATCGTTCGACGGTCAGTCCGGCGACGGCAAGGTGCCCTCGTACATCGCCGGCCTCGCGACCGCTTCGAGGGCGACCGCGCTGCTCGCGGCCGGACGCATCGCGGCCGATTCCGACACGGCGCTGTTCGCGGCATCCGCGTCTCTGACCACTCTCGCCGGATCGTCGGATGCCGCGCTTGCCGACCCCGAACGCTGGTTGCGCGAGGCCGGGGCGCTGCTCGCGCGGTCGGTCTGA
- a CDS encoding dihydrodipicolinate synthase family protein, whose product MSTLRLLDAAGAVTDAELREGGGYTRPAGALQSRVAYAAAHVVPKVHADNTPGQPADIDWDSTLAFRRNVYSWGLGVADAMDTAQRNMGLDAAATRELISRSAEVAREEGGSVVVGVNTDHVAEQHISLDQVIDAYKEQLHFTEEQGAGPVLMASRHLARVAADADDYRRVYREVLGSATVPVVLHWLGTAFDPELAGYFGADDWQTASAVLLDVIAESPDKVAGVKMSLLNAESEISVRERLPQGVRMFTGDDFNYVGLIGGDTVGQGDGHSDALLGAFAAITPVASAAIQALDAGDPARYLEILGPTEELSRQVFAAPTFYYKTGVAFLAWLNGHQPAFQMVGGLHSARSLPHLSRIVELANDSLALEDPELARERWHGMLRLNGVAL is encoded by the coding sequence ATGAGCACTCTGCGACTTCTCGACGCCGCAGGCGCAGTGACGGATGCCGAGCTGCGCGAAGGCGGCGGATACACGCGACCCGCCGGCGCGCTGCAGAGCCGCGTCGCCTACGCCGCGGCCCACGTCGTGCCGAAGGTGCACGCCGACAACACCCCGGGGCAGCCGGCGGACATCGACTGGGATTCGACGCTCGCGTTCCGCCGCAACGTCTACTCGTGGGGCCTCGGCGTCGCCGATGCCATGGACACCGCACAGCGGAACATGGGGCTGGATGCTGCGGCGACGCGTGAGCTCATCTCGCGCAGCGCCGAGGTCGCGCGCGAGGAGGGCGGCTCGGTCGTGGTCGGCGTCAACACCGATCACGTCGCCGAGCAGCACATCTCGCTCGACCAGGTGATCGACGCCTACAAAGAGCAGCTGCACTTCACCGAGGAGCAGGGCGCGGGTCCGGTGCTCATGGCCTCCCGCCACCTCGCGCGGGTGGCGGCGGATGCCGACGACTACCGTCGCGTCTATCGCGAGGTGCTCGGATCCGCCACGGTGCCGGTCGTCCTGCACTGGCTCGGCACGGCCTTCGACCCCGAGCTCGCCGGATATTTCGGAGCGGATGACTGGCAGACGGCATCCGCTGTGCTGCTCGACGTGATCGCCGAGAGTCCCGACAAGGTCGCCGGCGTGAAGATGAGCCTGCTGAACGCGGAGTCGGAGATCTCGGTGCGCGAGCGTCTGCCGCAGGGCGTACGGATGTTCACGGGTGACGACTTCAACTACGTCGGCCTGATCGGCGGCGACACCGTGGGGCAGGGCGACGGGCATTCCGATGCGCTGCTCGGCGCGTTCGCGGCGATCACGCCGGTGGCGTCGGCGGCGATCCAGGCGCTGGATGCTGGAGATCCCGCGCGCTACCTCGAGATCCTCGGCCCGACCGAAGAGCTAAGCCGGCAGGTCTTCGCCGCACCGACCTTCTATTACAAGACCGGCGTCGCCTTCCTCGCCTGGCTCAACGGGCACCAGCCCGCGTTCCAGATGGTCGGCGGGTTGCACTCGGCGCGCAGCCTGCCGCACCTCAGCCGCATCGTCGAGCTGGCGAACGACTCGCTCGCCCTCGAAGATCCCGAGCTCGCGCGAGAGCGCTGGCACGGGATGCTCAGGCTGAACGGGGTGGCGCTGTGA
- a CDS encoding Gfo/Idh/MocA family protein, which yields MSQATTREIGIIMNGVSGRMGYRQHLVRSILAIRDAGGVELPDGSRITVKPLLVGRNEAKLAELAAKHGIDDYTTDLDAALADPKWEIYADFLVTKARASALRKAIAAGKAIYTEKPTAESLDEALELARLADAAGVKTGVVHDKLYLPGLQKLKRLIDSGFFGRILSVRGEFGYWVFEGDWQPAQRPSWNYRTEDGGGIIVDMFPHWNYVLENLFGEVTSVYAQAAVHIADRWDENGEHYTATAEDAAYGIFEIEGGIIAEINSSWTVRVNRDELVEFQVDGTHGSAVVGLFGAKIQPRNATPKPVWNPDLEDSHDYDADWQQVPTNDVFLNGFRQQWEEYLVSFVEGTKYPFDLLSGARGVQFAEAGLTSSAEGRKVALTPLTLG from the coding sequence ATGTCACAGGCGACGACCCGCGAGATCGGGATCATCATGAACGGCGTCTCCGGGCGCATGGGCTACCGGCAGCACCTCGTGCGCTCGATCCTCGCGATCCGCGACGCGGGCGGCGTCGAGCTGCCCGACGGGTCCCGCATCACGGTGAAGCCGCTGCTGGTCGGCCGCAACGAGGCGAAGCTCGCCGAGCTCGCGGCGAAGCACGGCATCGACGACTACACGACCGATCTCGACGCCGCCCTCGCCGATCCGAAGTGGGAGATCTACGCCGATTTCCTCGTGACCAAGGCCCGCGCCTCGGCCCTCCGCAAGGCGATCGCGGCCGGCAAGGCGATCTACACAGAGAAGCCCACCGCCGAGTCGCTCGACGAGGCGCTCGAACTGGCCCGGCTCGCCGACGCGGCAGGCGTCAAGACCGGCGTCGTGCACGACAAGCTCTACCTGCCGGGCCTGCAGAAGCTCAAGCGCCTGATCGACTCGGGGTTCTTCGGCCGCATCCTCTCGGTGCGGGGCGAGTTCGGCTACTGGGTGTTCGAGGGTGACTGGCAGCCCGCGCAGCGGCCGAGCTGGAACTACCGCACCGAAGACGGCGGCGGCATCATCGTCGACATGTTCCCGCACTGGAACTACGTGCTCGAGAACCTGTTCGGCGAGGTCACGAGCGTCTACGCGCAGGCGGCCGTGCACATCGCCGACCGCTGGGACGAGAACGGCGAGCACTACACGGCCACGGCCGAGGATGCCGCCTACGGCATCTTCGAGATCGAGGGCGGCATCATCGCCGAGATCAACTCCAGCTGGACCGTGCGCGTCAACCGCGACGAGCTCGTCGAGTTCCAGGTCGACGGCACTCACGGATCCGCCGTGGTCGGACTCTTCGGCGCCAAGATCCAGCCGCGCAACGCCACGCCCAAGCCGGTCTGGAACCCCGACCTCGAAGACAGCCACGACTACGACGCCGACTGGCAGCAGGTCCCCACGAACGACGTCTTCCTCAACGGCTTCCGCCAGCAGTGGGAGGAGTATCTGGTGTCGTTCGTCGAGGGCACCAAGTACCCCTTCGACCTGCTGTCCGGCGCGCGCGGCGTGCAGTTCGCCGAGGCGGGGCTGACCTCCAGCGCCGAGGGTCGCAAGGTCGCGCTCACCCCGCTGACGCTGGGCTGA